In Pyrus communis chromosome 15, drPyrComm1.1, whole genome shotgun sequence, the genomic stretch GTGAGGAACTAAACAAAGTCAAGGGatttaatcctttttttttcttcttctctttcttagAATTTAAATTCACACTTTTTACGATTAAACTTCCTCCTCCgcttcttggatttggattccgACATGGCATCATGCACCGGAGATTTCTGTCTCTTCTTAGATTCGCACTTGGCGAGCACCGGAGAATCCCCCCCCTGTGCACATCAAGCACACGGAGGCAGAACAGTCATTGACATAGGTGCAGCGATCGCAAGGCCAACAATCCACACTTACCTCCGGAAAATCATTCTCCGAATAATCCACTACCTCCCGAAAATCATTCTCCATCGCTCTTACAAAGTTTCTGAAGTAGTTTCCAATCGTAACGGTCAGCTGTATCAGCTTTCCTCGAAATTCGAAGAACTCTTCAATAGATCGATCAGCATTGATAATCTGCTCTTCCAGTTCCACTTCTGCACAATGACATAGTTCCAAGCCACTCTCCGCCTCGTCTAGCAAGTACTCAAACAACTGTCTCTTAACGCGCTCATGCTTGGTGATAAAGTAACCATACACATAGATCCACTGCAGCACCCGTCTTCATTCGATAATCTCTTGCCAGGCCTCCACGACAAAATCAAGAACCGGATTCGTTTGAAGGTATTTCACACTGAGCTTCTTCAAATGAACATCTTGCACAAGGCGATGAAAATCTTCAACGACTATTTTCTTGTACACGCGGTTATATACCCAAAGTTCATAATAACGAACAAATCTGTTAGAAGACACCTTCGACATCTCTTTCAaagatatgattgtcatttctTTCGTTCTCCTGCTATGCTCACTCTCCACCCCTTCCAGGAAACCATTACCAGAATAATTAAGACCATGCCAGTTCCACCATTCGAGGCACGCCCAGCAAAATTCGAATCCACAAGGCGCGCTGCATGTCATATGGTTACATCCAAATTCCTAGGCAACTAGGAAAAGCGAACCAAATTCCTTGCATGAAAAGGAACAGAAACCCTAAAAATTTCCGTAAATTAGGAGCAACCCCAAATCGTCTGAGGCGTAAAACGCACCGTTCCAATAAAACATTGCTACCTTAATTAGGAATTTAGGACATAGAGCCAAATTAtaacactatatatatatattttttttttataacaaacgaTACTATCTGCACTAAGGAGAAGATGTGAACTTAACCTCATAATGAACTAACAATAACGTGGTTCAAGTTTAGAGGGACatgtttttggtttattttataGAGGCACAAAACTTATCCATCTAGCAAATGATgttatgatttattttttaattgtttttgcaTTTACAATTGAGGTATCTGTCATACaattctttttctctctttcatcTCATTCTTCctatttttccctctcttcccttcttcttcctaaTTTCTCTCATACTTCTTTTCTATCTCTCGCATACTTCTTGTTCTTTGcacttctctctcctcctcttctttttcGCTTTGTTCTCTATATTTATGACATAAATTTAGGTTTACCATCACTGTAGTGTCCTCTGCTAACAATATAACATCATATAAACAGAAACTCTTGTCGTTGTATTCTTGATAGAAAATGATTTAGTTGTGTTGTGAATATAGTTTGAATGTTACATATATGAATGTATGAAGAAGCAAATCAAAATGGACTTTGGtgacaataataaaaaaatttaggtgAAATAGTAAACTTGGATGATGACATTTTTATCATGCAATTTTTTTCCCATGGGTGTAAGACTTTCCCATATAAAGGGACGGTTGTAATGTAAAAATTATCCCATCTTTCTATCTACAATATAACACCATATAAACAGAAACTCTTGTCGTTGTATTCTTGATAGAAAATGATTTAGTTGTGTTGTGAATATAGTTTGAATGTTACGTATATGAATGTATGAAGAAGCAAATCAAAATGGACTCTGGtgacaataattaaaaaatttaggtgaAATAGTAAACTTGGATGATGACATTTTTATCATGCAATTTTTTCCCATGGGTGTAAGACTTTCCCATATAAAGGGACGGTTGTAATGTAAAAATTATCCCATCTTTCCATCTACCTATCTTAgcaaacaattttttatttttttattttttttatcaaatgatagattttgtttgATTACATGTTAGATTACCCACCGACGAGGTTTAAATCCACGTCATCATGCAATGACTCAACatctttccaccactgtggtaaagaaACACTTGCTCCTAGCAAACAATTCATGCTAACCCTTATTTTTCCCGTCACACAAGATCAAAAGTAGAAAGTGAATGCCAAGCTTCCTTCTCTTTGTACTTGCACTTATTGTCTGATATAGTTACGAAAATAAACAGTTTGATACATTGATCCCATTCCACTTCAATTTCTAACAAAAATCCTCTTTTTAACTTTTGTCTATTTATAATTATATTCATGCTCCGCAAATCATTTACACATAATTTGTTTGAAGTACCGGTCAATGCAGTAACTCAAGATACCAACGCCGACACATCATTCCAAATTTCCAGGTACAAAGTAGGTTATGTCCTCTCCAGGTCCACCCCCGAAACCGTAAGTCTCAAGCACTCGATCGAAACTCGTACATTCTAGCCATGTTCAGATCTCCgccttttcttctctctctctctctccttcttctctCAATAACAAGTcagaataaaattaataaaatgataataaaaaatCCGGCCACCAAGATTCCAGTTCATGCAAGTAAAACGCTGCCGTCGATTGTCCTCCATTCCCAAGAAAATCCAGaaaatgtaaaaacaaaaatgattattatttaatttatttatttatttatccagTCAGCATATAAATACtgaatatatttataatattataCTCTCAAGCATATGCGAAAAGAATCTTTAGATTCTTTCCATCAAATCCATCGATTCATCAATTTGATTCTTtgaaatttgttaaaaatatgagatttctttaaaaattataataattttaaccgttggattaaatttcaacgatTCGAATTGATGACTGaatggaagggatccggagagaggatccctttccgccAGTGCATACTCCCTAGCATCCTCTTACTCTGTCATTTACGCAAACACTTGGGGGGCCAGATCTCGCATCGAATTACTGCCACCGGAAGCTTCTCTTCTCCGCCGCTGAAATGCTGAGCTTTTGATCCGTTTTGCTGTGGATTCGAGCTTGATTTGATCGCGTTCGTCGGTGGAAATGGACGGCGGCGATGGGACGATGAGGCTCGGCGCTCTCAACTTGAAGCCGGATCGGGTCGGCGGCTTCGAGTCGGGTCCCGACGTGTCGGTTTCGTCGCCGGTCACACGGCAGAAGGCGGTGGCGGCAAAGCAGTTCATTGAGAATCACTACAAGAACTACCTTCAAGGTCTGCAGGAACGCAAAGAGAGGTACTTTGTGATTGCTTTAGCTTTTAAttcgtcaaaattttcaaaatttgtatTGATTGTGATAGTGTCAGCTTGTTAGCAATAGTTCTAATTGGAATTCTCGAACTTCGTCTTCGATTTCGTGCACACAGTTCTGCTAAGGCTGCATTTGTGCGTTTAAGCTCGATCAAAAATGCTTCATTTTTCCCTTTTTAGCACTTTGCAAATTAATCACAGTTTCAGTTTTTCTTTTGCTGTTTATGTTTTCTGTTTGTCATTTCGAAAACTCGAGCAAGTGGAAGAACTAATTCTGATACGATTACTCGATTAGCTGTAAACTTTAGATTCCGTGTTGTTCACATTGATTGAATGCTGAAAAAAGAAGGTACTGAAAATGTGTTGATACTGAGATTATATATTTATCTGTTTTAGACGTCGAGCGCTTCAAAGGAAAGCACAAGAAGATCAGATACCGAGTGAGGAACAAGAGGAGATGATGAGGACTTTGGAACGCCGGGAAACAGAATATATGAGGCTACAAAGACGTAAAATCGGCATTGATGATTTTGAGCAATTAACTGTGATTGGCAAAGGCGCATTTGGTGAGGTATGTAAAAGGGTAGAATTATCGTATTTCACGGAACTATTTCGGTTTGCCCTTATCGACAAATGAGAACTCTCCAGTTCAAATAGATAGCTTTATGAGTATGTAAGTCCCCTGACATAGCTTTGACAATATTGGGTGTATTCTGAATGAAAAAAGTGGTTACATATATTCTGAGATTTTTAATTGGATGTTTTGACCTACCTATATAGAAATGAGATATACCCTGTCACTAAAATATGGTACCATTCTTTTGTAATTAACAAATGCAGGTAAGGTTATGTCGTGCTAAAGGTACAGGAGAGATTTATGCcatgaagaaattgaagaaatcggAGATGCTTAGTCGCGGACAGGTAGCTATGTTTGAAACTTTAAGAACGGTCTACTTCTAAAATTTATTCCTTGCGGTATATAAGAAGACTTTCTTTGCTGCTGTATCCATTAGCTCATTGTATAGTAAGCAGTTGTATGAAGTATTGGTTTTAATCAGAAAACTGAGTATCCTAGAATTTGATTTGTACCAATATACCTACTACAATCAAGTTACTCTAACACGATACGTGTCCTGATACTGCATGACACATACATTATCAATTTGCATCATGATATATTGTCTTTTCGCATTTTAGGTTGAGCATGTGCGTTCTGAGAGGAACTTGCTTGCGGAGGTTGATAGTCGGTTCATTGTACAACTTCATTATTCGTTTCAAGATTCCGATTTTTTATACCTTATCATGGAGTACTTACCTGGTGGCGATATTATGACATTACTGATGAGAGAAGATACTCTTTCTGAAGATGTTGCTCGTTTTTACATAGCAGAGAGTATTCTGGCTATTCACTCAATCCATCAACACAACTACATTCATAGGTGTGACAGTTGTGTAACATTTCAGTTTTAGTCAGTAGTAACAAATTTTTTCTccttctgattttttttttttttttttttttctgtagtatctttcagttaaaaaaaaaatgatttagaTGTGTACACATTTGAGTTTTCTAGCCGGTTCTTTCCGTTAACATACACAGACACAAAAGGAACACATAAGCACACGAAACCACATGTTATTTAAAAAGAATGTACTTGTTTCGGAGTAAAAACATGTAAACTTACGTGACCTTGTTCTTCTTATAGGGACATAAAACCAGATAATCTGATACTGGATAAAACTGGCCATTTGAAGCTTTCAGATTTTGGCTTGTGTAAACCTCTGGATGACAAGTATTCCACATTGTTACTGGAAACTGATGATTTGACCTCCCAGGAATCCATATCTGAAACTGATGAACAATCTGGTTGTGACAAGGTTCCTTGGTTGATGCCAAAAGAACAGTTACAACAATGGAAACGAAATCGCCGTGCCTTGGTAATTTTATCCCGTTGTCTTTTCAATTCTTCTTGAAATACTCatccaaaatattaaattaagtatGCTGACATATCAAGCAGTGATGCACTTTTTTACCTAGAATATTTCAATTTCTAATTTCACTTATTGGGTAATTAATGTGTACATATTCTGAGTTACCAAAAATATTCGAATTGTTTAGGCTTATTCAACCGTGGGAACTCTTGACTATATGGCACCTGAGGTGTTGCTCAAGAAAGGATATGGGATAGAGTGTGATTGGTGGTCCCTAGGGGCAATCATGTATGAGATGCTTGTAGGCTATGCTCCCTTCTGCTCTGATGACCCAAGGATTACATGCCGCAAGGTAATATCATGCTCCtctttctttgaaatttgacaCGATCCTCGATAATTGCAGAGTTCGACAACATTACTGTTTTCTGTAGATAATCAATTGGAGGACATGCCTGAAATTCCCTGACGAACCCAAAATCTCAGAAGAAGCGAAGGATCTGATCTGTCACTTGTTATGTGATGTTGAGTCAAGGCTTGGGACACATGGAGCAGAAGAAATTAAGGTAGCCAGGTTTAAAAGAACTAATGACGTTGTGTATGATGTTCTTGTTTGATATTTGTTCGCTTATAAGCTAAATGTTTTCTCAGGCCCATCCATGGTTCAGGTCTACTCAGTGGGACAGGCTGTATGAAGGCGAAGCTGCATATAAACCCACAGTCATTGGAGACTTGGACACTCAGAATTTCGAAAAGTTTCCTGAAGTGAGTTCACTGAAAATCAATGTATTGGAATCTGTTATCCTTTAGTGggacaaaattttaaatttttttaggatGAAGATAATGCCTTTCTTTGCAGATTTGTATTTCCTTAATAGGCCTGGCACTATCTTTTTGTGTCCAGGCTTCcatttttaagcatatttttgttcAATCAAAGCGAAATATTGATAGTAGTTGCCACCCTATGGTTAACttttttcccttcctttttCCCTATTATAGGTAGAGGGACAGCCATCAACAATGCCAACAGTGGGACCTTGGCGGAAGGTAAACTTCATATTTTCTCCTATATTTTCTAGTTGTGAGTAAAGCTTTGTTTTGGAAACCAAGTTGCTAAAATCTCTTTTATGctctttcaattttgttttcctttaaaTAAAGCATTTTTGTCACATGTCCAATTGCGTCCCCTGGTCCCCCTGCCAGCACGTGTAAAAGGATTCTGTGAAGGGAATTGGTTTAGTACTCTTTGCTAATCTGTGTTGCATCAGTACGAAAGCTTATATGATTTGCTTGTTTGGCGTTGCAGATGTTAACATCAAAAGATACCAATTTCATTGGATACACTTTTAAGAAATCCGATGTCCTTAAATCGCTTGAAAGTTCAGGTCTGCTTCTGGCATGAGAAAATGGATCATTTTTAATGTGGATTTCACATTATTTTTTATGCCTCTTTCAAATATTATGCCTAGACTTATAATTGGAACATGCATTGTGTAGGTACAGACATGCGATCAGATGGATCTTCAAAGTCCCCTTCTCTGATTTCCTTGTTAGGTACGGTCTTCTTGCAGTTACATCTTTTATCTCAAAGTCTCGGTGTATAGACTTAAAGTTACAATGTCATTATGTTTAGGGCACCATGACAGATTGCCTTGTTCGTGCAAACCCTGTTCTTCAATACTTCAGGATCATCccaaaattataattattttagttgTTCCTGGAAAACAGCAGCTGGCGTAATTTGAACTTGCTTTTTCTGCTTCCTGGTAATGCAGGTAGAATTGACTTGCAAGACACCATGATACCGGAGGGTGATCAGAAGCAGGAAATATAAGTTTCGTATTCAATGGAGTATATTCTTACTTTCTTCACGCACGTAATCTACAACAGAAGCAGTTGTTACCATGCAAGATCAGATTCGGCAAGATGTGCTGTTTACACGAAGACATGAATAAAAAGGTCAGCTCAAAGTTGATATGTTCTTGGGTGCTATTTTTTTATTACACCACCCCAAGTATGCCTTGATGTATACCTACTAATCTACTATTGTAAAAACCATCATTCTTAAGTAAACATTTACGCACGCCCCACCCCCGGTGGGAGCTTTGTTGTTTTAACATACAGAGATCCCCATCAAGAAACCAAGATTAGTTTATTTTTGGGACAAATTTTCTTTGTACATTAACAGGTTATTCAGTTTCGGTTATCAGAGCGGATACGCGTTTGAATTTAATATTGCATTAAGTTGTATGGACTATGGATGCTTTGGCAATTCGATACTCTAGGCATTATTTTGACGATGCGATATTCTAAACCATTACTTGCGGGGAAGAAGATTCGAACTTTACTCTGACCAATTCGCCTTACCCACATGTGCCTGCATATGTTGTTTACAGAGTGGTAAGAGCAATCCATTAGCTAGCAATTTAGCAGTAGTTATCTTATCTACTTTCTCTTGGCGCCTTTCCCTTCTATCTTCTATGTTATCTACTCATTAATTGACTAAGTAGTTATATAAGATTTATCCAAAACAATAAGTTCGTAACTTTGTTTAGTTAACAACTGGATGATTACACGATGATTGATCAATTTTTGCAAAGATGTTTCACAAGATAGATGGTTCCGATTCTAAGATCACATTGCAGGATGATGTAAATTTTTGCAAAGAAATGTGTGCAAAGGTAATTTAGCTAGCGTTCTCAATCAATACTAAAGGATAATGCGTACTTGCTCTACACTCAAATTCGAATCTCTTTTTCGCAGTTTAAATAATttagtagtttttttttattcaaaatcatattgagattgacataacttctcactttggttcttaagatttaaaatttatagAAGAGTATGTGAGATTGTTGACCGTTAATAATTTTGATCTTTCTGCGAGAAATCTCCCTTAAATTAAGGGTATTGTTGTCAAATCAACCTCTCCCCTTGGACTGAtagtttcttcaatttaacggAAATTTGTCattgaatgaccaaaatgattgacactGAACAATCTCAGAGACTAGTTTTATctaatgattttgaatttttgtaaccaaaatgaaaaattatgacAACTCAataatcattttggctaaaaaaatctAATCCAGTATAATAATTTTATCGTTTgctattttgactaaaaagccatATTTAGTATAATAATCTAATCGTTTTTCAAAAAAGGTTTTAGAATTGGTTTTCAAACATCATTTTATTCCAGTTGATGGAGATGAAAGTTGCCTTTAATTGTAATGATGCAATCCATTACTTTTGCTCGAAAAAGTACCAGAAAGAATGAGAATAGATATGCAATGCACCTGACCTAAAGTGATCTGACTCTGACCACCCCAATTATCTCCTTGTAATTTTCTATGATCAAGATAGCGGCTCAAATATGTGGTCCCACTCATATATTCTTAGCTCAGATTTACgttgatattatctatattaatgTGATGGAAAAATGTGCTAAGTATCACAATAGGTTAGtaataatatagtttaaataCATCTTTAGCAATAATTGaatctaaaatctctcatttataagtgaagagaaatatcattaaaccgtagtattaagtaacaaatatttgacaacttaataaaaACCAACTTAAAATCCATGAATCATGAGGaaactcattttcttgttttgatttattaaatTGTCAACTATTATAagatttttaaatataaattaataaaatcttgTAGCTAATATATGTTTGGTCTACACATGTACTAAAAAAAGGACCTTAAGAGAggaaacattaaaaaaatgtccaaaaaaaaactttttcttcacaaaaatcacTGAACCCTTATTTAATGGAAAAGATACAAATTATAAACTTACTCAACATTTATTAACAACAAAGCCACAAAAgtaattgaatattaaaaaacaacaaaaaaaaacctgtAAACATTAACCGCTCGTGGTCCTGTCAACTAGCGCA encodes the following:
- the LOC137717566 gene encoding uncharacterized protein; protein product: MDGGDGTMRLGALNLKPDRVGGFESGPDVSVSSPVTRQKAVAAKQFIENHYKNYLQGLQERKERRRALQRKAQEDQIPSEEQEEMMRTLERRETEYMRLQRRKIGIDDFEQLTVIGKGAFGEVRLCRAKGTGEIYAMKKLKKSEMLSRGQVEHVRSERNLLAEVDSRFIVQLHYSFQDSDFLYLIMEYLPGGDIMTLLMREDTLSEDVARFYIAESILAIHSIHQHNYIHRDIKPDNLILDKTGHLKLSDFGLCKPLDDKYSTLLLETDDLTSQESISETDEQSGCDKVPWLMPKEQLQQWKRNRRALAYSTVGTLDYMAPEVLLKKGYGIECDWWSLGAIMYEMLVGYAPFCSDDPRITCRKIINWRTCLKFPDEPKISEEAKDLICHLLCDVESRLGTHGAEEIKAHPWFRSTQWDRLYEGEAAYKPTVIGDLDTQNFEKFPEVEGQPSTMPTVGPWRKMLTSKDTNFIGYTFKKSDVLKSLESSGTDMRSDGSSKSPSLISLLGRIDLQDTMIPEGDQKQEI